Sequence from the Candidatus Zixiibacteriota bacterium genome:
TGGGTTGGGGCGTTCTGGATCGGAGCCGTCGTCGGGCGTGACACTCTGGTGTCGACCGGTACGGAAGATTTTTACGAAAACCAGGAGTTCTGGCCCGAGGTCCAGCCGTTTGGCGACTTCACGTTTTCTTCCATCGACCTCAACAGTAAGTACTATTCGCCCAATGCTTACTCCGAGCAGGACGTGTATGCCGAATACACGGACACCGTGACGACGTCGTCGCTGGTGGCCAATGACCAGGTGGACCAGCGTCCCCACAAGCCGCTCGGCATCAAAGTATATCAGCGGTCCATGGCATGGAGCTACGCGTATGCCGATGACTTCCTGTTATTTGATTACAAGATCGAAAATATCGGCAGGTCACGATTGAAGGATGTCTACATGGGAGTCTGGGTCGATGGTGATGTCTGGCACACCACCCGTAACGGACCATCCGGCTGGAACGATGACGTAGTCGGGTTCCTTCACACCTACCCGGCTCCCGAAGGGTGCGGGTTTGTAGATACGGTCAATATCGCTTATCACGCGGACAATGACGGCGACCCGGTCGGTCCGGCGTGGGATTATCGCTCCACACGCGGCGTCGTGGGTACGAAAGTCGTTCGCACGCCTGCCGACACACCCAAATACTCATTTAACTGGTGGATCATCAATTACTCGGACCCGGCCCGGGATTTCGGTCCCCGCCGTCGTGAGACGCCGGGAGACCCATTCCGCGATATGGGATCACGCTTAGGGACCCCGCTCGGAGACCGGAACAAGTATTACCTTCTCCGACATCAGGAGTTTGATTACGATCTGTACGAGACGGCCCTCGATCATTCCCTCGAGGGCTGGCTCCCGCCACCACCGGAAGGGATTGACTACGCCAAGGGTTGGGATACCCGATATTTGCTCTCATTCGGCCCATTCACTATCGAACCAGGACAGAAACTGCCTATCTCGTTCGCCTGGGTAGGCGGCACGAATTTCCATGCCCACCCATCAGATTTCGAAGATCTTTTCGACCCGATGAATCCGCACGTCTTCTACAGCTCGTTGAACTTCGCGGACCTTGCCACCAATGCTCGCTGGGCCAGCTGGGTCTACGACAATCCGGGCGTCGACACCGACGGTGATGGATATTTTGGCAAGGCGCGAATCTGCCAATTCGATTCCCTGCTGATCCGTATCGACACGATCGTGAGTGGCCCTGACACTACGCTCGACTCCATCTACCAGGTGGTTCCCGGAGATTCGCTGTGGTACGAAGGGGACGGCAAGCCTGACTTCAGGGGGGCCGGCCCGCCTCCGGCGCCGCGCATGCGCATCATGCCGAGCGACAGCCGCCTGGTCGTGAGATGGAACGGCTACTATTCCGAAACAACGCCGGACATCTTCACGCGCTACGTGGATTTCGAGGGATACCGGGTGTATCTGGCCCTTGACGATCGGCTCAGCAGTTTCTCCATGGTGCGATCATTTGATCGTGAGGATTATCGACGCTTCAGCTGGCGGACGCTTCCCACCGGCGAATTGGGCTGGGCACTGGACGAGGTCCCGTTCACCCTTGACTCCTTGCGCCTTATGACCGGAGACTCCGCCTTTATGCCGCTTCAGTACACCCAAAGCAGACCATTTGTCTCCAATGACACCCTCTACTTCTTCGAGCCGCAGGACTACAATTCGTCGGACCTCACGGATACGGTTGCCGGCATCCACAAGATCTATCCCGACGCAACCAGGCCCGACGCCGATCCAGCGTCCTGGCTGCCTGAGGAGCTCACCTGGGAGCACGGTGAACCGTTGCCGAAGTACTACGAATACGAAATAGCGCTGAACGATCTACTCCCCTCTGTGCCCTACTACGTCTCTGTTACGGCGCTTGATTTCGGCTCCCCGCAGGCCGGACTGGAGGCGCTGGAGACAAGTCCGACCAACAACATGATCGTTGAGTACCCGCAAACATCGGCGGATACGGTCGAAGCTTTGTCTCTCGAGGCCTATGTCTATCCAAATCCATATCGCATCGATGGCGGTTATGAAGCCGGTGGATATGAGAACCGTGACCACACAATGGCCGTGGAACGCGCCCGGCTGTTGCATTTCGCCAATCTGCCGCGAGTCTGTACGATTTCGATCTTCTCGCTGGACGGCGACCTGATCAGAAAGTTGGATCACAATTACCCGCAAGGCGGCCCGGGCGCCATGCACGAAACCTGGGATCTGGTGACGAGAAATACGCAGTCGGTAGTCTCCGGTATCTATTACTTTGTGATCGAATCACAAGATCGCTCGCAGGTCGGCAAATTCGTTATCATCAAATA
This genomic interval carries:
- a CDS encoding T9SS type A sorting domain-containing protein yields the protein MRHLLTTLCRRSLLTAAVFFEMLIATAAFGRSPLPTSKEEALRAYQHTMALARPIVTYAAHRRGNIELAVANNGTFGTYGSAVTEPYTGQIIQSCIYPKNSDLVFLWVGAFWIGAVVGRDTLVSTGTEDFYENQEFWPEVQPFGDFTFSSIDLNSKYYSPNAYSEQDVYAEYTDTVTTSSLVANDQVDQRPHKPLGIKVYQRSMAWSYAYADDFLLFDYKIENIGRSRLKDVYMGVWVDGDVWHTTRNGPSGWNDDVVGFLHTYPAPEGCGFVDTVNIAYHADNDGDPVGPAWDYRSTRGVVGTKVVRTPADTPKYSFNWWIINYSDPARDFGPRRRETPGDPFRDMGSRLGTPLGDRNKYYLLRHQEFDYDLYETALDHSLEGWLPPPPEGIDYAKGWDTRYLLSFGPFTIEPGQKLPISFAWVGGTNFHAHPSDFEDLFDPMNPHVFYSSLNFADLATNARWASWVYDNPGVDTDGDGYFGKARICQFDSLLIRIDTIVSGPDTTLDSIYQVVPGDSLWYEGDGKPDFRGAGPPPAPRMRIMPSDSRLVVRWNGYYSETTPDIFTRYVDFEGYRVYLALDDRLSSFSMVRSFDREDYRRFSWRTLPTGELGWALDEVPFTLDSLRLMTGDSAFMPLQYTQSRPFVSNDTLYFFEPQDYNSSDLTDTVAGIHKIYPDATRPDADPASWLPEELTWEHGEPLPKYYEYEIALNDLLPSVPYYVSVTALDFGSPQAGLEALETSPTNNMIVEYPQTSADTVEALSLEAYVYPNPYRIDGGYEAGGYENRDHTMAVERARLLHFANLPRVCTISIFSLDGDLIRKLDHNYPQGGPGAMHETWDLVTRNTQSVVSGIYYFVIESQDRSQVGKFVIIK